The Desulfococcus multivorans DNA window TTTTGGGGCCACCGTCGGGTTGGTGACCCTCGAGGACGTGGTGGAAACGCTCCTGGGCATGGAGATCGTCGACGAGATGGACCGGGTCGAGGACATGCAGGCGCTGGCCCGGCAGCAATGGGAAAAGCGGGCCCGTGCCCTGGGCCTGGAAGCCTACAACGCGCCGTCTATATCGCCGGACACCGACGATTCGTCGGACCCGGAGGACTCCCCGCTGTAAGGTCATGCCGCCATGCCGACGGCGGAGCGAAAGGGGCTGCTCAAATCCCCCCCTGAGCCCCCTCGCAATAAATTCGAATTCAATTTTCCACTTTCATGATGGTGAGACCGGATAGCACCGGCCTATGAAAGTCGAATGTCGAGTTTGAACTCTCCAAGCCGTTTCAACGCCCCTCTTCTGATTTTACACTGAAAAACGACATCAGCACCTGTCTGAGAGCGGTTCTCCCCGCCCCATAAGCGTTTTGATGCGCATCGTAAAATTCTATCGAACAGCCTTGAAGAATAGAATAAATCGATTAGAATCATTGGGAAAACAATGATATAAGAATTATATCGATAGCCATTATGAGATCAGGCGCCGGGTCGTTGAACAGGGTAACCATTGTTTTTCAACTGTCAGGGGCCGGTACCGAACCCATATCGGAGGATGAGCATGGATATGAAATTTATATTTGTGTGTCCGACGCGAAACGAGGTGTTTGAAAGCGCGGATTTCACAATATTGGATAACAGGGGCGTCATAACCGACGGGTCCGGGAACAGGGTTCTGGATGCAAAGGTGGCCCTCAACGGCCCCTGCCCCTTTTGCGGCGAAAAGCATGTGTATCACGCCGGTGAGTTATCCTGTCCGTTCGGTGAATAGCGTTTCTTGGTCAGCAAAGAAAGGATGAAGGGATCGATGGGGGGGAAAAATATTTTCGCAACGAAATGGGGCGTGATCGGGGTGGGGGCTGTTATCGGAATCCTGGCGCCCGTGCTGCAGAAACTGGGCAATCCCGGCAACATGGGGATTTGCGTGGCCTGCTTTGAACGCGACATGGCCGGCGCGCTCGGTCTTCATCGGGCGGCGGTGGTGCAGTACATTCGTCCCGAGATCATCGGTTTTGTCCTCGGCGCGATGGTCGCTGCCTACATTTTCAGGGAATACAGGCCCAGAGCAGGCTCGGCACCCATTGTCCGGTTTGTTCTGGGCGTTTTCGCCATGATCGGCGCCCTGGTGTTTCTGGGATGCCCCTGGCGAGCCGTCCTGCGGTTGGCCGGCGGCGACGGCAACGCCATTCTGGGATTGACGGGGTTAACCGTCGGCATTTGGATCGGCACCCTGTTTCTCAAATCAGGATACACCTTGGGCCGCACGCAGGCGACGCACACCGCGGTCGGTTGGATCCTACCGCTGATCATGGTCGGGTTTCTGGTGTTGATGCTCGTATTCCCGCAGGTCGAAGGCCAGGACAAAAGCGGCGTCTTGTTTTACAGTCTCCAGGGACCCGGCGCCATGCATGCCCCCCTGTTGTCTGCTTTGGTCGTGGGGATCGCCGTTGGTTTCCTGGCGCAGCGAAGCCGTTTCTGCACCATGGGTGCCATTCGGGATGTGGTGCTGTTCGGACAAACCCATCTGCTTTCCGGTTTCATTGCCCTGGCGGTTTTTGCGTTTTTGACCAACCTCGCACTCAACCAGTTTACGCCCGGCTTTGCCGGTCAGCCCGTGGCGCACACCCAGCATTTCTGGAATTTTGCCGGCATGGCTCTGGCAGGACTCGCTTTTGCTCTGGCCGGCGGATGTCCCGGCCGACAGCTTTTTCTCGCAGGTGAAGGGGATGGGGACGCCGCCGTATTCGTACTGGGAATGATCGTGGGCGCTGGGTTCGCCCACAATTTCGGGCTGGCAAGTTCTCCCGGCGGCGTAGGCCCTCACGGCATTGCTGCAGTGGTTGTGGGCTTTGGGGTTTGTCTGTTTGTTGGTTTTACCATGAGAAGGAAAAGCGCATAAAAGGAGGGCTCAGATGCCAGCGACAGTGGATGCGAGGGGACTTTCCTGCCCTCAGCCGGTCATTATGACCTTGAATGAAATCAAAAACGGAAAAGAGACGGATATCATCGTTCTGGTGGACACGGATACTTCCAGGGAAAATGTGACGCGAGCCGCTGAGAGTCAAGGCTGCAACATCAGTGACGTATCCCCTGAAGGGGAAGGATATCGGATTACGATCAGGAAAAGGTGAGCGTGCTCAGATTTTTTAAAAAGAAAAAACCGGCAGGGATAAAAAAAGATCGGAAATCGTCGGTCGATCGCGGGATTCTGGTTTTCGAAAATACAAGTGATGTGATTCAGGCTGAAAATGTTCTGAAAAAAACGGGCTGGTCGGTTCGGGTGATGGGGCCGCCGCCCGACATTCAAACCGGCTGCGATCTGGTGATCGAATTTCCGCTGATGGAAGAGTTGAACATTCTGCGGGAACTCAACAGCGTCGGTATTGAGCCGCTTTCAATCATGCCGGTCACGGCCCCGTTGCTTGAACCCGTAAGCCTGTTTCATACCAAAGATTTCGGTGATTATCTGATGGTGCGGGCGGCCAACATGAAAATCACCGTATCCAAAAAGGATCTTA harbors:
- the yedE gene encoding YedE family putative selenium transporter, which encodes MGGKNIFATKWGVIGVGAVIGILAPVLQKLGNPGNMGICVACFERDMAGALGLHRAAVVQYIRPEIIGFVLGAMVAAYIFREYRPRAGSAPIVRFVLGVFAMIGALVFLGCPWRAVLRLAGGDGNAILGLTGLTVGIWIGTLFLKSGYTLGRTQATHTAVGWILPLIMVGFLVLMLVFPQVEGQDKSGVLFYSLQGPGAMHAPLLSALVVGIAVGFLAQRSRFCTMGAIRDVVLFGQTHLLSGFIALAVFAFLTNLALNQFTPGFAGQPVAHTQHFWNFAGMALAGLAFALAGGCPGRQLFLAGEGDGDAAVFVLGMIVGAGFAHNFGLASSPGGVGPHGIAAVVVGFGVCLFVGFTMRRKSA
- a CDS encoding sulfurtransferase TusA family protein; its protein translation is MPATVDARGLSCPQPVIMTLNEIKNGKETDIIVLVDTDTSRENVTRAAESQGCNISDVSPEGEGYRITIRKR
- a CDS encoding DUF3343 domain-containing protein translates to MLRFFKKKKPAGIKKDRKSSVDRGILVFENTSDVIQAENVLKKTGWSVRVMGPPPDIQTGCDLVIEFPLMEELNILRELNSVGIEPLSIMPVTAPLLEPVSLFHTKDFGDYLMVRAANMKITVSKKDLKIVNISGGGCPDVPFLAREMVGKTLAEAPRPRELGHTLCGYALELAYEALCRKF